One Pleurocapsa sp. PCC 7327 DNA segment encodes these proteins:
- the hisG gene encoding ATP phosphoribosyltransferase, whose product MITIALPKGALLSDSINLFKSVGLDFSAFLDDRNRQLQIADPTNTAKAILVRAQDVPVYVEYGQAQLGIVGYDVLLEKSPKVANLADLKFGYCRMSVAVPEASSYKRSLELPPHGRVASKFVHCAKEYFRKLNLPVEIIPLYGSVELAPITGMSEAIVDLVSTGRTLRENGLIEIDVLFESTARLIAHPLSYRLSLYNLHDWVEKLCQQTLQRT is encoded by the coding sequence ATGATCACGATCGCATTGCCCAAAGGAGCACTCCTGTCTGATAGTATCAATCTTTTTAAAAGTGTAGGACTCGATTTTAGCGCATTTCTCGACGACCGCAACCGCCAACTTCAGATTGCCGATCCCACCAATACGGCTAAAGCGATATTGGTAAGAGCGCAAGACGTTCCCGTCTATGTAGAATACGGTCAGGCACAGTTAGGTATTGTCGGCTATGATGTTTTGCTAGAAAAGAGTCCTAAAGTAGCAAATTTAGCCGATTTAAAATTTGGCTACTGTCGCATGTCGGTAGCAGTACCGGAGGCTAGTTCCTACAAGCGATCGCTCGAACTCCCCCCCCACGGTAGAGTTGCCTCAAAATTCGTTCACTGTGCTAAGGAATATTTTCGTAAATTAAATTTACCCGTAGAAATTATTCCCCTCTATGGTTCGGTCGAATTAGCGCCAATTACGGGAATGTCGGAGGCAATTGTCGATTTAGTCTCTACGGGACGCACGCTACGAGAAAATGGGCTGATTGAAATTGACGTTCTCTTTGAAAGTACTGCAAGGCTGATTGCCCATCCATTGAGCTATCGCCTTAGCTTGTATAATTTGCATGATTGGGTAGAAAAGCTGTGTCAGCAGACTCTACAGAGAACTTAG